One Streptomyces sp. CNQ-509 DNA window includes the following coding sequences:
- a CDS encoding pyridoxal phosphate-dependent aminotransferase — translation MQVIQSTKLANVCYDIRGPVLEEAMRREAAGHQILKLNIGNPAPFGFECPPEILEDLLRTAGSAHGYGDSKGILPARRAVMQHYQTKGIDLDVEDVFLGNGVSELIQMSMQALLNDGDEVLIPAPDYPLWTASVSLAGGTPVHYRCDEQADWMPDLDDIERRITDRTRALVVINPNNPTGAVYDAELMRGLTDIARRHGLVLCSDEIYDKILYDDATHAPTATYAPDLLVLTFNGLSKAYRVAGYRSGWLAVCGPKQDARSYLEGLTILANMRLCANVPAQHIVATALGGRQSINDLILPGGRLLVQRDTAYDLLTQIPGVTCVKPKGALYAFPRLDPKVHKIKDDARFVLDLLRAENILLVQGTGFNWPRPDHFRIVTLLEKDGLTDAITRIGTFLDGYRQR, via the coding sequence ATGCAGGTGATCCAGTCAACGAAGCTCGCCAACGTCTGCTACGACATCCGGGGCCCCGTGCTCGAAGAGGCGATGCGGCGCGAGGCGGCGGGTCACCAGATCCTCAAGCTCAACATCGGCAACCCGGCCCCCTTCGGCTTCGAGTGCCCCCCGGAGATCCTGGAGGACCTCCTCCGCACGGCCGGCAGCGCCCACGGCTACGGCGACTCCAAGGGCATCCTCCCCGCCCGCCGCGCCGTGATGCAGCACTACCAGACCAAGGGCATCGACCTCGACGTCGAGGACGTCTTCCTCGGCAACGGCGTCTCCGAACTGATCCAGATGTCCATGCAGGCCCTCCTCAACGACGGCGACGAGGTCCTGATCCCGGCCCCGGACTACCCGCTGTGGACTGCCTCGGTCTCCCTGGCCGGCGGCACCCCGGTGCACTACCGGTGCGACGAGCAGGCCGACTGGATGCCCGACCTCGACGACATCGAGCGCCGCATCACGGACCGCACCCGCGCCCTGGTCGTCATCAACCCGAACAACCCCACCGGCGCCGTCTACGACGCGGAGCTGATGCGGGGCCTGACGGACATCGCCCGCCGCCACGGCCTGGTGCTGTGCTCCGACGAGATCTACGACAAGATCCTCTACGACGACGCCACCCACGCCCCCACCGCCACCTACGCCCCGGACCTGCTGGTCCTCACCTTCAACGGACTCTCCAAGGCGTACCGCGTGGCCGGCTACCGCAGCGGCTGGCTGGCCGTCTGCGGCCCGAAGCAGGACGCCCGCAGCTACCTGGAGGGCCTGACGATCCTGGCGAACATGCGCCTGTGCGCCAACGTCCCCGCCCAGCACATCGTCGCCACCGCCCTCGGCGGCCGGCAGTCGATCAACGACCTGATCCTCCCGGGCGGCCGCCTCCTCGTCCAGCGCGACACCGCGTACGACCTGCTCACCCAGATCCCGGGCGTCACCTGCGTCAAACCCAAGGGCGCCCTCTACGCCTTCCCCCGCCTGGACCCCAAGGTCCACAAGATCAAGGACGACGCCCGCTTCGTCCTCGACCTTCTCCGCGCGGAGAACATCCTCCTGGTCCAGGGCACCGGCTTCAACTGGCCCCGCCCGGACCACTTCCGCATCGTCACCCTCCTCGAAAAGGACGGCCTGACGGACGCCATCACCCGCATCGGCACCTTCCTGGACGGCTACCGCCAGCGCTAG
- a CDS encoding thioredoxin domain-containing protein produces the protein MATRLAHETSPYLLQHADNPVDWWPWSPAAFEEARRRDVPVLLSVGYASCHWCHVMARESFADEATAAELNAGFVSIKVDREERPDVDAVYMEAVQAATGQGGWPMTVFLTPDAEPFYFGTYFPPRPRGGMPSFRQVLQGVAAAWADRRGEVAEVAARVAADLAGRTLGAAGGGAPGAAEVHGALLELTKEFDAVRGGFGGAPKFPQPMVLEFLLRHHARTGSAAALEMVQATCEAMARGGIYDQLGGGFARYSVDAEWVVPHFEKMLYDNALLARVYAHLWRATGSGLARRVALETADFMVRELRTEEGGFASALDADSDRPDGGGHAEGAYYVWTPGELRKVLGAEDAALAGTYYGVPGAPEAATFEEGASVLQLPDTGMPFDAERIASVRERLTAARAERPRPFRDDKVVTAWNGLAIAALAEIGAYFDRPDLVDAAVAAADLLVRVHMTDGAGGPGTVARLVRTSRGGAAGDNAGVLEDYGDVAEGFLTLTAVTGEGTWLHLAGLMLDTVLDRFRGEGGTLFDTADDAERLIRRPQDPTDNPTPSGWTASAAALLTYAAYTGSERHREAAERALGIVAKLGPRAPRFVGWGLAAAEAALDGPREVAVVGSPEDPRRAELHRTALLSPAPGAVVAAGPPSGTGEGQGAASTAEPAAARHAAALPEDPDAVPLLADRPLVDGAPAAYVCRRFVCAAPVTGPEELRAQLTPAAPPQG, from the coding sequence ATGGCGACCCGACTCGCGCACGAAACCTCCCCGTACCTCCTCCAGCACGCCGACAACCCCGTCGACTGGTGGCCCTGGTCGCCGGCGGCCTTCGAGGAGGCGCGGCGGCGGGACGTGCCCGTGTTGCTGTCGGTGGGGTATGCCTCCTGTCACTGGTGTCATGTGATGGCGCGGGAGTCCTTCGCCGACGAGGCGACCGCAGCGGAGCTGAACGCCGGGTTCGTCAGCATCAAGGTCGACCGCGAGGAGCGGCCCGACGTCGACGCCGTGTACATGGAGGCGGTGCAGGCCGCCACCGGGCAGGGCGGGTGGCCGATGACGGTGTTCCTGACGCCCGACGCGGAGCCGTTCTACTTCGGGACGTACTTTCCGCCGCGGCCGCGGGGCGGGATGCCGTCGTTCCGGCAGGTGCTGCAGGGGGTTGCGGCGGCGTGGGCGGATCGGCGGGGGGAGGTTGCCGAGGTGGCGGCGCGGGTGGCCGCCGATCTCGCCGGGCGGACGCTCGGCGCGGCGGGGGGCGGGGCGCCCGGGGCGGCTGAGGTGCACGGGGCGCTGCTGGAGCTGACGAAGGAGTTCGACGCGGTACGGGGCGGATTCGGCGGCGCGCCGAAGTTCCCGCAGCCCATGGTGCTGGAGTTCCTGCTGCGCCACCACGCCCGCACCGGTTCCGCGGCGGCGCTGGAGATGGTGCAGGCCACCTGCGAGGCGATGGCCCGCGGCGGCATCTACGACCAGCTCGGCGGCGGCTTCGCGCGCTACTCGGTGGACGCGGAATGGGTCGTCCCGCACTTCGAGAAGATGCTCTACGACAACGCCCTGCTGGCCCGCGTCTACGCCCATCTCTGGCGCGCGACCGGCAGCGGGCTCGCCCGGCGGGTGGCGCTGGAGACCGCGGACTTCATGGTGCGCGAACTGCGCACCGAGGAGGGCGGCTTCGCCTCCGCGCTGGACGCCGACAGCGACCGGCCGGACGGCGGTGGGCACGCCGAGGGCGCGTACTACGTGTGGACGCCCGGCGAGCTGCGCAAGGTCCTCGGCGCGGAGGACGCGGCGCTGGCGGGTACGTACTACGGGGTGCCCGGGGCGCCGGAGGCGGCGACCTTCGAGGAGGGCGCCTCGGTGCTGCAACTGCCGGACACCGGCATGCCGTTCGACGCCGAGCGGATCGCCTCCGTACGGGAGCGGCTGACGGCGGCGCGGGCGGAACGGCCTCGGCCGTTCCGCGACGACAAGGTGGTCACCGCGTGGAACGGGCTGGCCATCGCCGCCCTCGCCGAGATCGGCGCGTACTTCGACCGGCCGGACCTGGTCGACGCCGCGGTGGCCGCGGCGGACCTGCTGGTACGGGTGCACATGACGGACGGCGCCGGCGGGCCCGGCACGGTGGCCCGGCTCGTCCGCACCTCGCGCGGCGGGGCGGCCGGCGACAACGCCGGTGTCCTGGAGGACTACGGCGACGTGGCGGAGGGCTTCCTCACGCTCACCGCCGTCACCGGCGAGGGCACGTGGCTGCACCTCGCCGGGCTGATGCTCGACACCGTGCTCGACCGGTTCCGCGGCGAGGGCGGCACGCTGTTCGACACCGCCGACGACGCCGAACGGCTCATCCGGCGCCCCCAGGACCCGACGGACAACCCGACGCCGTCCGGCTGGACGGCTTCCGCCGCGGCGCTGCTCACCTACGCCGCGTACACCGGCAGCGAACGGCACCGCGAGGCCGCGGAACGGGCCCTCGGCATCGTGGCGAAGCTGGGCCCGCGGGCGCCCCGCTTCGTCGGCTGGGGCCTGGCGGCGGCGGAGGCGGCGCTGGACGGCCCCCGGGAGGTCGCCGTCGTCGGCTCCCCGGAGGATCCCCGCCGCGCGGAACTCCACCGGACGGCCCTCCTCTCCCCCGCCCCCGGCGCGGTGGTCGCCGCCGGGCCGCCCTCCGGTACGGGTGAGGGGCAGGGGGCGGCCTCGACCGCGGAACCCGCCGCGGCACGGCACGCCGCCGCGCTGCCCGAGGATCCGGACGCCGTTCCCCTCCTCGCGGACCGGCCCCTCGTCGACGGCGCTCCGGCCGCGTACGTCTGCCGCCGGTTCGTCTGCGCCGCCCCGGTGACCGGGCCCGAAGAGCTGCGCGCCCAGTTGACCCCGGCCGCACCCCCGCAGGGCTGA
- a CDS encoding TetR/AcrR family transcriptional regulator — protein sequence MRTRQAIRQAAYRLIGKQGYEQTTVEQIAEAAEVSPSTVFRYFATKEDIILTDEYDPVLEQAILDRPADEPPLVALREAVVASLRLLYDEFRPEFVLRMQLVREVPALRAQMHEGMDQNVELLCRVLSERTGRPRDDFELRVVVGAIFGALTQVLFEWVDRGPEGDLVETVDRALAVLERGMTL from the coding sequence CTGCGCACCCGCCAGGCGATCCGGCAGGCGGCGTACCGGCTGATCGGGAAGCAGGGGTACGAGCAGACCACCGTCGAGCAGATCGCCGAGGCCGCCGAGGTCTCGCCGAGCACCGTCTTCCGGTACTTCGCGACCAAGGAGGACATCATCCTCACCGACGAGTACGACCCGGTGCTGGAGCAGGCCATCCTCGACCGGCCGGCGGACGAGCCGCCGCTCGTCGCGCTGCGGGAGGCGGTGGTCGCCTCGCTGCGGCTGCTCTACGACGAGTTCCGGCCCGAGTTCGTGCTCCGGATGCAGTTGGTGCGCGAGGTGCCGGCGCTGCGCGCGCAGATGCACGAGGGCATGGACCAGAACGTCGAGTTGCTGTGCAGGGTGCTCTCCGAGCGCACCGGGCGGCCGAGGGACGACTTCGAGCTCCGGGTGGTGGTGGGGGCGATCTTCGGGGCGCTGACGCAGGTGCTGTTCGAGTGGGTGGACCGGGGGCCGGAGGGCGACCTGGTGGAGACGGTCGACCGGGCGCTGGCGGTGCTGGAGCGCGGCATGACGCTGTGA